From a region of the Solanum stenotomum isolate F172 chromosome 2, ASM1918654v1, whole genome shotgun sequence genome:
- the LOC125856707 gene encoding uncharacterized protein LOC125856707, with protein sequence MAAKKRPSTAEPATVNQPESSINTEKPKSGDSSPEPPIAPAKVYLIFKISLIFLIPYFYLIFYHYKIESELRRSILINAIVSLIGFFVTVTMIPVASKYVLRRNLFGYDINKKGTPQGSVKVPESLGIIVGAVFLVVAILFQYFNFTADSNWLVEYNAALSSICFMMLLGFVDDVLDVPWRVKLLLPSIAALPLLMAYAGHTTIIIPKPLVSYVGLEILDLGCIYKLYMWLLAIFCTNSINIHAGINGLEVGQTVVIAAAILIHNIMQIGASADPEYKLAHAFSIYLVQPMLATSLALLSYNWYPSSVFVGDTFTYFAGMTMAVAGILGHFSETLLIFFLPQVLNFLLSVPQLAGIVPCPRHRLPKFDPQTGLLTGTNDGTLVNLFLRQLGRMSEQSLCVVLLVFQAMCCGFCFLLRWLLTGWYK encoded by the exons ATGGCAGCTAAAAAACGACCGTCAACGGCGGAGCCGGCGACCGTGAATCAACCGGAATCATCCATAAACACGGAAAAGCCTAAATCCGGTGACTCCTCACCGGAACCTCCTATAGCGCCGGCGAAAGTTtacttaattttcaaaatctctTTGATATTCTTAATCCCGTACTTCTACTTGATATTTTACCACTACAAAATCGAATCGGAGCTTCGACGATCGATTCTCATCAATGCAATTGTTAGCTTGATAGGATTCTTCGTCACTGTTACTATGATTCCTGTTGCCTCTAAGTACGTATTGAGAAGGAATTTATTTGGATATGATATCAACAAAAAAGGCACTCCTCAAGGCTCTGTCAAAGT ACCTGAGTCACTAGGCATTATTGTTGGGGCTGTGTTCTTGGTCGTGGCAATCTTGTTTCAATATTTCAACTTCACAGCTGATTCAAAT TGGCTTGTTGAGTACAATGCTGCATTATCTTCAATCTGCTTCATGATGCTACTTGGGTTTGTGGATGATGTCCTTGATGTACCTTGGAGAGT GAAACTGCTGTTACCCTCCATTGCAGCTCTTCCATTGTTGATGGCATATGCTGGGCATACAACTATTATTATACCGAAACCCCTTGTGTCATATGTTGGATTAGAGATCTTGGATCTAG GATGTATctacaaattatatatgtggCTATTGGCAATATTTTGCACaaattcaatcaatatccacGCTGGTATCAATGGCCTTGAAGTTGGGCAGACAGTCGTTATCGCAGCTGCT ATTTTGATACACAACATCATGCAAATTGGAGCATCTGCTGATCCTGAATACAAACTAGCCCATGCTTTTTCTATTTACCTTGTTCAGCCAATGCTTGCTACTTCCTTGGCTTTACTATCATACAACTG GTATCCTTCCTCAGTTTTCGTTGGTGATACCTTTACATATTTTGCTGGAATGACCATGGCAGTGGCTGGAATCTTGGGTCACTTTAG TGAAACACTGCTTATATTCTTTTTGCCGCAAGTTCTGAACTTCCTACTATCAGTACCTCAg CTTGCTGGTATTGTACCTTGTCCAAGGCATCGGCTCCCTAA GTTCGATCCTCAGACTGGCTTATTGACCGGAACTAATGATGGGACGCTAGTGAACCTTTTCTTAAGGCAATTGGGCAGAATGTCAGAACAGTCCCTTTGTGTCGTGCTACTAGTCTTCCAG GCCATGTGCTGTGGCTTCTGTTTTCTGCTGAGATGGCTCCTTACGGGTTGGTACAAATGA
- the LOC125856697 gene encoding U4/U6 small nuclear ribonucleoprotein PRP4-like protein — MDAMDAEDEVHVSTSEPSTLVDDNSTVVNAIGAVNLQPVPAVIPPVVPMVILPPVVPAIAPRLAVPTPIPPPLAPLPVRPPVLRPPIAQNGEMQESDSDSDLEEMISGHGAAGSTQEYEISEESRIVRERQEKALQELLMKRRAAALAVPTNDMAVRVRLRRLGEPITLFGEREMERRDRLRMLMARLDAEGQLEKLMKAHEDEEAAASAAPAEEEDIQYPFYTEGSKALLDARVEIAKYSLVKSALRLHRARRKRDDPDEDVDAEVDWALKQAGSLALDCSEIGDDRPLFGCSLSHDGKMLATCSLSGIAKIWSMPQVQKVSTLKGHTERATDVVFSPTSNYLATASADKTARLWNSEGSLLRTFEGHLDRLARIAFHPSGKYLGTASFDKTWRLWNVESGEELLLQEGHSRSVYGLSFHHDGSLVASCGLDALVRVWDLRTGRSILALEGHVKPVLGVSFSPNGYHLASGGEDNTCRIWDLRQRRSSYIIPAHSNLISQVKFEPQEGYFLATASYDMTAKVWSSRDFKPVKTLSGHEAKIMSLDVAADGQFITTVSYDRTIKLWSSKNIEKEEKMDMD; from the exons ATGGATGCTATGGATGCTGAGGATGAAGTTCATGTCTCAACTTCAGAACCTTCAACTCTAGTTGATGATAATTCAACTGTGGTTAATGCTATAGGTGCAGTTAATCTTCAACCAGTTCCAGCTGTCATTCCACCAGTTGTTCCAATGGTTATCCTTCCTCCTGTCGTGCCTGCAATTGCTCCAAGGCTTGCAGTTCCTACCCCTATTCCTCCCCCATTAGCTCCGTTGCCTGTTCGTCCACCTGTCCTTAGGCCTCCGATAGCTCAGAATGGAGAAATGCAAGAGAGTGATTCAGATTCAGACCTTGAAGAAATGATATCCGGTCATGGTGCTGCAGGCTCCACGCAAGAATATGAGATCTCTGAGGAGAGTAGAATTGTCCGAGAGAGGCAGGAAAAGGCCCTGCAGGAGCTTCTCATGAAGAGACGTGCTGCTGCGCTAGCAGTTCCTACAAATGATATGGCCGTTCGAGTTCGACTGCGAAGGCTTGGCGAGCCCATAACTCTCTTTGGAGAAAGGGAGATGGAAAGAAGGGATCGACTGCGGATGCTTATGGCAAGGCTTGATGCAGAAGGGCAGCTGGAAAAGCTGATGAAAGCTCATGAGGATGAAGAAGCTGCAGCTTCTGCTGCACCAGCAGAGGAGGAGGATATTCAATACCCTTTTTACACAGAAGGATCAAAAGCACTTTTAGATGCTAGGGTAGAAATCGCAAAGTATTCTTTAGTTAAGTCGGCTTTACGTCTCCATCGTGCAAGGAGGAAAAGGGATGATCCAGATGAAGATGTGGATGCAGAGGTTGATTGGGCTTTAAAGCAAGCAGGGAGCCTGGCCCTTGATTGCAGTGAAATTGGAGACGATCGACCCCTTTTTGGATGCTCGCTTTCACATGATGGAAAGATGCTTGCGACCTG TTCTCTGAGTGGTATAGCAAAAATATGGAGTATGCCTCAAGTGCAAAAGGTTTCCACTCTAAAAGGTCACACTGAACGAGCTACTGATGTTGTGTTCTCTCCGACAAGCAATTATTTAGCTACTGCATCTGCTGACAAGACCGCAAGGTTATGGAACTCAGAAGGTTCTCTCCTCAGAACTTTTGAGGGACATTTGGACCGTCTAGCTCGGATTGCTTTTCATCCTTCCGGAAAATACTTGGGCACAGCTAGCTTCGACAAAACTTGGAGATTATGGAATGTGGAGAGTGGTGAAGAGCTGCTTTTGCAAGAAGGTCACAGTAGGAGTGTTTATGGATTGTCTTTTCACCATGATGGTTCATTAGTGGCATCATGCGGGTTGGATGCACTTGTTCGAGTGTGGGATTTAAGGACTGGGCGAAGTATTCTTGCTCTAGAAGGCCACGTTAAACCG GTTCTTGGTGTCAGTTTTTCACCGAATGGTTATCATTTGGCTAGTGGTGGTGAAGATAATACCTGTCGTATTTGGGACTTAAGGCAGAGAAGATCTTCTTACATCATACCAGCTCACTCCAATCTTATCTCTCAAGTTAAGTTTGAGCCTCAGGAGGGGTACTTTTTGGCTACAGCTTCGTATGATATGACTGCTAAG GTATGGTCATCAAGGGATTTCAAGCCTGTAAAGACACTCTCTGGTCATGAAGCAAAAATCATGTCATTGGATGTTGCGGCAG ATGGACAATTCATTACAACCGTGTCTTATGATCGAACAATCAAGCTGTGGTCAAGCAAAAACATTGAGAAGGAAGAGAAAATGGATATGGACTAG